A window of Haloarchaeobius litoreus contains these coding sequences:
- a CDS encoding DUF7090 family protein — MDYTLGIDGSDRTVAGGTSILLVHPSTGETDRIDTNFLRDDTDHFLVISTRTTAREVRQKLDYYDVDDSKAVILDTLSVERGYSRRSSDRVHYVSAPDDVAGIVEQAERFFDEHDGKLRVSFDSITELAYYAGEDEARNAVERLVDLVDEHDAIALCHLSDEVHDEDTETGYRDLFDVVVDLDVDGNVEIRD, encoded by the coding sequence ATGGACTACACGCTCGGTATCGATGGGAGCGACCGAACCGTCGCGGGTGGAACGAGCATCCTGCTGGTCCATCCCTCGACAGGGGAGACCGACCGCATCGACACCAACTTCCTCCGCGACGACACCGACCACTTTCTCGTCATCTCGACACGGACCACGGCCCGCGAGGTACGCCAGAAGCTCGACTACTACGACGTCGACGACTCCAAGGCGGTCATCCTCGACACGCTGAGCGTCGAACGCGGCTACTCGCGCCGGTCGAGCGACCGCGTCCACTACGTCTCCGCCCCCGACGACGTCGCCGGCATCGTCGAGCAGGCCGAACGCTTCTTCGACGAACACGACGGCAAACTGCGGGTCAGCTTCGACTCCATCACCGAGCTCGCCTACTACGCCGGCGAGGACGAGGCCCGCAATGCCGTCGAACGCCTCGTCGACCTCGTCGACGAACACGACGCCATCGCGCTGTGTCACCTCTCCGACGAGGTCCACGACGAGGACACCGAGACCGGTTACCGCGACCTGTTCGACGTGGTCGTCGACCTCGATGTCGACGGGAACGTCGAGATCCGGGACTGA
- a CDS encoding DUF2391 family protein, which yields MVGSRRRFQLADSAQQIVGGFLLAGPFVVTEEVWVLAASMSTAHAVAVVAIVFAIGYGALYKADDDRNPDREAEVGGVPLRFVSLMVVSFGSVLILALAFDAPNTFLVDGEVLTDPTNMDVVETTLKATAVGAIFSVVGAATADSLL from the coding sequence ATGGTCGGCTCCCGACGGCGCTTCCAGCTCGCCGACAGCGCCCAGCAGATCGTCGGCGGCTTCCTGCTCGCGGGGCCGTTCGTCGTCACCGAGGAGGTCTGGGTGCTCGCGGCGAGCATGAGCACGGCCCACGCCGTCGCCGTCGTCGCCATCGTCTTCGCCATCGGCTACGGTGCGCTGTACAAGGCCGACGACGACCGCAACCCCGACCGCGAGGCCGAGGTCGGCGGTGTCCCGCTGCGGTTCGTCTCGCTGATGGTCGTCTCCTTCGGCTCCGTCCTCATCCTCGCACTGGCTTTCGACGCGCCGAACACGTTCCTCGTCGACGGCGAGGTTCTGACCGACCCCACGAACATGGACGTGGTCGAGACGACGCTCAAGGCCACCGCCGTCGGTGCCATCTTCAGCGTCGTCGGTGCCGCGACGGCCGACTCGCTGCTGTGA
- a CDS encoding class I SAM-dependent methyltransferase — protein MSVRAEFDAWAKDGRDRGMEERHWHTAKHALARMPVEAGDTIVDLGCGSGYAGRALRDTKDAGRVWGLDGSPEMAHNARSYTDDGAVAYLVGDFGSLPFATDSVDHVWSMEAFYYAADPAHTLEEVARILRPGGTFYCAVNYYEENVHSHEWQEFIEVEMTRWSAPEYRERFREAGLHVAEQDTIPDRDIDIPDADAFPTDDWETREDMVERYRTYGTLLTVGVAP, from the coding sequence ATGAGCGTCAGAGCAGAGTTCGACGCCTGGGCGAAGGACGGCCGCGACCGGGGGATGGAGGAGCGCCATTGGCACACCGCCAAGCACGCACTGGCGCGGATGCCCGTCGAGGCCGGCGACACGATCGTCGACCTCGGCTGTGGCTCCGGCTACGCCGGCCGGGCACTGCGTGACACGAAGGACGCGGGCCGGGTCTGGGGGCTCGACGGCTCGCCGGAGATGGCCCACAACGCGCGGTCGTACACCGACGACGGGGCGGTCGCCTACCTCGTCGGCGACTTCGGTTCGCTCCCGTTCGCGACCGATTCGGTCGACCACGTCTGGTCCATGGAGGCGTTCTACTACGCCGCCGACCCGGCGCACACACTCGAGGAGGTCGCCCGCATCCTCCGCCCCGGCGGGACGTTCTACTGCGCGGTGAACTACTACGAGGAGAACGTCCACTCCCACGAGTGGCAGGAGTTCATCGAGGTCGAGATGACCCGCTGGAGCGCCCCGGAGTACCGCGAGCGGTTCCGCGAGGCCGGCCTCCACGTCGCCGAGCAGGACACCATCCCGGACCGGGACATCGACATCCCCGACGCCGACGCGTTCCCGACCGACGACTGGGAGACGCGCGAGGACATGGTCGAGCGCTACCGGACCTACGGGACGCTGCTGACGGTCGGTGTGGCGCCCTGA
- a CDS encoding nucleoside triphosphate pyrophosphohydrolase translates to MRTYDKLVRDRIPEVIRENDETPVTHTVEGEAYRERLREKLVEEATEFRDDPSAAELGDVLDVVAAIRDAETIDADELQQKRRAKCEERGGFDDGVVLDRVEE, encoded by the coding sequence ATGCGAACGTACGACAAGCTCGTCCGCGACCGCATCCCCGAGGTGATCCGCGAGAACGACGAGACACCAGTCACGCACACCGTCGAGGGGGAGGCGTACCGCGAACGGCTCCGGGAGAAGCTCGTCGAGGAGGCCACCGAGTTCCGCGACGATCCGAGCGCCGCGGAGCTGGGCGACGTGCTCGACGTCGTCGCGGCGATACGCGACGCCGAGACCATCGACGCGGACGAACTCCAGCAGAAACGACGGGCGAAATGCGAGGAGCGCGGCGGGTTCGACGACGGGGTCGTGCTCGACCGCGTCGAGGAGTAG
- a CDS encoding DUF7089 family protein gives MFQERELSPQVAAVRERHAPDALVLDAAKDFETLPPAQAEDLGLLVDSLDPKTYPREWLPADAPAVLDRLAGSTFTIGAPGDGSIAWTHQTDPPVVIVKPRVQGSPTEFVDFLVAEALVEVGLDVPEHFLGFFQEHYREFDAAVSLDPNATYQVAAALYDGWVGLHTRDVFAGWLETEPALGDAWQDAGNRLEGRLDGLSREVALGKTDFADATELACSAIKHALELPAPFGALDAHAYRDRGAPYAVRWAEKTFERLDEN, from the coding sequence ATGTTCCAGGAACGGGAGCTTTCTCCGCAGGTCGCCGCCGTCCGTGAGCGCCACGCACCCGACGCGCTCGTCCTCGACGCGGCGAAGGACTTCGAGACGCTGCCGCCCGCGCAGGCGGAGGACCTCGGGCTGCTCGTCGACTCGCTCGACCCGAAGACGTACCCGCGGGAGTGGCTCCCCGCGGACGCGCCGGCGGTGCTCGACCGGCTCGCCGGCTCCACGTTCACCATCGGTGCGCCGGGCGACGGCAGCATCGCGTGGACACATCAGACCGACCCCCCGGTCGTCATCGTCAAACCGCGTGTGCAGGGCTCGCCGACGGAGTTCGTCGACTTTCTCGTCGCGGAGGCGCTCGTGGAGGTCGGGCTCGACGTGCCGGAGCACTTCCTCGGCTTCTTCCAGGAGCACTACCGCGAGTTCGACGCTGCGGTGTCGCTGGACCCGAACGCCACCTACCAGGTCGCGGCCGCGCTGTACGACGGCTGGGTCGGCCTGCACACACGGGACGTCTTCGCCGGTTGGCTCGAGACGGAACCGGCACTCGGGGACGCTTGGCAGGACGCCGGAAACCGGCTCGAAGGGCGGCTCGACGGGCTCTCCCGCGAGGTGGCACTCGGCAAGACCGACTTCGCCGACGCCACGGAACTCGCCTGTAGCGCCATCAAGCACGCGCTGGAGCTCCCGGCCCCGTTCGGCGCGCTGGACGCACATGCCTACCGCGACCGGGGTGCCCCGTACGCGGTTCGCTGGGCGGAGAAGACGTTCGAGAGACTCGACGAGAACTGA
- a CDS encoding S26 family signal peptidase, with product MTGPGSDDESDDHRDERTDPPRDTDRTRAGTDGEPDSDGGDPAGDDDTVDEATADRGWDNTSSGREEAADTDPSIPADSDTNGDGPVEARGPSEPGPERDREPTGEPDAPPIPGDDERREEFDGPIDWFLHTNDSLVVTVRDVGSSLLTVAFIGIVLFAVSGIWPPLVAVESGSMEPHMHKNDLVFIVEEGRFVGDSAQPGTGVVTHRAAQQNEGYWSFGDYGNVVVYQPDGSERRTPIIHRARFWVEAGENWVDSEAEGGTGKANPQYLSRSESANREFDCAEITACRPDHSGFITMGDNNEVYDQVGGQSNVVRPDWVHGKAKVRVPLLGWIRLQFAQLATTFGGVGPSSLGALRMQLGVVAAGVGTVVARRRAVL from the coding sequence ATGACCGGACCCGGCAGCGACGACGAGTCCGACGACCACCGCGACGAGCGGACCGACCCTCCCCGCGACACCGACCGCACCCGGGCCGGTACCGACGGCGAACCTGACAGCGACGGCGGTGACCCCGCTGGCGACGACGACACCGTCGACGAGGCGACCGCCGACCGGGGGTGGGACAACACCAGTTCGGGTCGAGAGGAGGCTGCCGACACCGACCCGTCTATCCCCGCCGATTCGGACACCAACGGGGACGGTCCAGTCGAAGCGAGGGGGCCATCGGAACCGGGTCCCGAACGCGACAGGGAGCCGACCGGCGAGCCCGACGCGCCGCCGATCCCCGGCGACGACGAGAGACGCGAGGAGTTCGACGGCCCCATCGACTGGTTCCTCCACACGAACGACTCGCTCGTCGTGACGGTGCGGGACGTCGGCAGCAGCCTCCTCACCGTCGCGTTCATCGGAATCGTGCTCTTCGCGGTCAGCGGTATCTGGCCCCCGCTCGTCGCCGTCGAGAGCGGGAGCATGGAGCCGCACATGCACAAGAACGACCTCGTGTTCATCGTCGAGGAGGGCCGCTTCGTCGGCGACAGCGCACAGCCCGGAACGGGGGTCGTGACCCACCGCGCCGCCCAGCAGAACGAGGGCTACTGGAGCTTCGGCGACTACGGGAACGTCGTCGTCTACCAGCCCGACGGCAGCGAGCGACGCACACCCATCATCCATCGCGCCCGCTTCTGGGTCGAGGCGGGCGAGAACTGGGTCGACAGCGAGGCGGAAGGCGGCACCGGAAAGGCGAATCCGCAGTACCTCAGCCGATCCGAATCGGCGAACCGGGAGTTCGACTGCGCCGAGATAACGGCCTGTCGACCCGACCACAGCGGGTTCATCACGATGGGTGACAACAACGAGGTCTACGACCAGGTCGGCGGCCAGAGCAACGTCGTCAGGCCCGACTGGGTCCACGGGAAGGCGAAGGTCCGCGTCCCCCTGCTGGGCTGGATTCGCCTCCAGTTCGCACAGCTGGCGACGACGTTCGGCGGGGTCGGTCCGAGCTCGCTCGGAGCGCTTCGGATGCAACTCGGCGTCGTGGCCGCGGGCGTCGGAACGGTCGTCGCTCGGCGGCGCGCCGTCCTCTGA
- a CDS encoding DUF1684 domain-containing protein, with translation MTDSDAGETADDAGTAAEFDVDDWREELAAKRAEKDEFFASHPHSPVPEPERDAFDGLDYFEPDPDYRVTATLHLVDGDDDEIARMETTTGGEQRYRKVGELTFELGGETHALAAYRPTGEDRETLFVPFRDKTTGQQSYDAGRYMDLEAEQELDDGEAVVVDFNLAYTPFCGFSDAYACPLPPEENWLETVVEAGEKTPDPREH, from the coding sequence ATGACCGACAGCGACGCCGGCGAGACGGCCGACGACGCCGGGACAGCCGCCGAGTTCGACGTCGACGACTGGCGCGAGGAGCTCGCGGCGAAACGGGCCGAGAAGGACGAGTTCTTCGCGAGCCACCCGCACTCGCCGGTTCCCGAACCCGAGCGCGACGCGTTCGACGGGCTGGACTACTTCGAGCCGGACCCCGACTACCGCGTGACGGCGACGCTCCACCTCGTCGACGGCGACGACGACGAGATCGCCCGGATGGAGACGACGACGGGCGGCGAGCAGCGCTACCGGAAGGTCGGCGAGCTGACGTTCGAGCTCGGCGGCGAGACGCACGCGCTGGCGGCGTACCGACCGACCGGCGAGGACCGCGAGACGCTGTTCGTCCCGTTCCGCGACAAGACGACCGGACAGCAGAGCTACGACGCCGGCCGGTACATGGACCTCGAAGCGGAGCAGGAGCTGGACGACGGTGAGGCCGTCGTCGTCGACTTCAACCTCGCCTACACGCCGTTCTGTGGCTTCAGCGACGCCTACGCCTGCCCGCTACCGCCCGAGGAGAACTGGCTGGAGACCGTCGTCGAGGCCGGCGAGAAGACACCCGACCCGCGCGAGCACTGA
- a CDS encoding Era-like GTP-binding protein, which yields MGLISGLKDSLQQVRETLFAEEDQQKRIGIYGPPNAGKTTLANRIARDWTGDAVGPESHVPHETRRARRKENVEIKRNGSSVNIDIVDTPGVTTKVDYEEFLDYEEFDQDEAVRRSREATEGVAEAMHWLREDVDGVIYVLDSTTDPFTQVNTMLIGIIESRDLPVLIFANKIDLDDSSIKRIEDAFPQHETVPLSALEGENMDEVYDKIAEYFG from the coding sequence ATGGGACTCATTTCAGGACTCAAAGACAGTCTTCAGCAGGTACGAGAGACGCTGTTCGCCGAGGAGGATCAACAGAAGCGAATCGGCATCTACGGCCCACCCAACGCGGGGAAGACGACACTCGCGAATCGAATCGCCCGTGACTGGACCGGCGACGCCGTCGGCCCTGAGAGTCACGTGCCACACGAGACACGACGCGCACGCCGGAAGGAGAACGTCGAGATCAAGCGCAACGGGAGCTCGGTCAACATCGACATCGTCGACACGCCCGGCGTGACGACGAAGGTCGACTACGAGGAGTTCCTCGACTACGAGGAGTTCGACCAGGACGAGGCCGTTCGCCGGTCGCGCGAGGCGACGGAGGGCGTCGCCGAGGCCATGCACTGGCTTCGCGAGGACGTCGACGGCGTCATCTACGTGCTCGACAGCACGACGGACCCCTTCACGCAGGTGAACACGATGCTCATCGGCATCATCGAGTCGCGGGACCTTCCCGTGCTCATCTTCGCGAACAAGATAGACCTCGACGATTCGAGCATCAAGCGCATCGAGGACGCGTTCCCCCAGCACGAGACGGTGCCGCTCTCGGCGCTCGAGGGCGAGAACATGGACGAAGTGTACGACAAGATCGCGGAGTACTTTGGGTGA
- a CDS encoding DUF2073 domain-containing protein, with protein MPEAKTSDNGGVQIDLISGQRMENLASMEKIRIILDGVRDGNIVILEEGLSPDEESKLIEVTMTEISPDEFNGIEIETYPRSQTNDASILDRIMGKEETAKLTVIGPANQIETLHKDETLISALVSRK; from the coding sequence ATGCCGGAAGCAAAAACCTCAGACAACGGCGGGGTCCAGATCGACCTCATCAGCGGACAGCGCATGGAGAACCTCGCGAGCATGGAGAAGATCCGCATCATCCTCGACGGGGTTCGCGACGGGAACATCGTCATCCTCGAAGAGGGGCTCTCCCCCGACGAGGAGTCCAAGCTCATCGAGGTGACGATGACCGAGATCAGCCCGGACGAGTTCAACGGCATCGAGATCGAGACGTACCCACGCTCCCAGACCAACGACGCCTCCATCCTCGACCGCATCATGGGGAAGGAGGAGACGGCGAAGCTCACCGTCATCGGTCCGGCGAACCAGATCGAGACGTTGCACAAGGACGAAACGCTCATCAGCGCCCTCGTCTCCCGGAAATAA
- a CDS encoding Cdc6/Cdc18 family protein has translation MTDNDDDDADTDVSGGTEPTPPETSRDFEVDLDDVVLDESDDEGASQGLFDDLLSGEPIFENKEVLRPSYTPHELPHRKEQINKMATILVAALRGETPSNILIYGKTGTGKTASAKFVSNELESTSKKYEVPCSVEYINCEVTDTQYRVLAQLANKFIDENEAYIEDRVGELEELLDRIDDDAGDGTRPLADTEFDSRGDVRERIDELEADAEEFEDVPMTGWPTDRVYSVFFDAVDYEERVVVIMLDEIDKLVEKSGDDTLYNLSRMNSELENSRVSIMGISNDLKFTDFLDPRVKSSLGEEEIVFPPYDANQLRDILQHRSDVAFEPGALTEDVIPLCAAFAAQEHGDARRALDLLRTAGELAERSQSEVVDEEHVRQAQDKIELDRVVEVVRTLPTQSKLVLFAIILLEKNGVHNINTGEVFNIYKRLCEEIDADVLTQRRVTDLISELDMLGIVNAVVVSKGRYGRTKEISLSVPIEETEAVLLSDSRLGDIEEVQPFVQARFNN, from the coding sequence ATGACAGACAACGACGATGACGACGCGGATACGGACGTTTCCGGTGGTACGGAGCCGACGCCACCGGAGACATCGCGGGACTTCGAGGTCGACCTCGACGACGTCGTCCTCGACGAATCGGACGACGAGGGGGCATCACAGGGACTGTTCGACGACCTCCTCAGCGGGGAGCCGATCTTCGAGAACAAGGAAGTCCTGCGGCCGTCCTACACACCGCACGAACTACCGCACCGGAAAGAACAGATCAACAAGATGGCGACCATCCTGGTCGCCGCGTTGCGCGGTGAGACGCCGTCGAACATCCTCATCTACGGGAAGACGGGGACCGGCAAGACCGCGAGCGCGAAGTTCGTCTCGAACGAGCTCGAGAGCACCTCGAAGAAGTACGAGGTGCCCTGCTCGGTCGAGTACATCAACTGCGAGGTGACGGACACGCAGTACCGCGTGCTCGCCCAGCTCGCGAACAAGTTCATCGACGAGAACGAGGCGTACATCGAGGACCGCGTCGGTGAACTCGAGGAGCTGCTCGACCGAATCGACGACGACGCTGGAGACGGGACCCGCCCCCTCGCCGACACGGAGTTCGACTCGCGCGGGGACGTCCGCGAGCGCATCGACGAACTGGAGGCCGACGCCGAGGAGTTCGAGGACGTGCCGATGACGGGCTGGCCGACCGACCGCGTCTACAGCGTCTTCTTCGACGCGGTCGACTACGAGGAGCGCGTCGTCGTCATCATGCTCGACGAGATCGACAAGCTCGTCGAGAAGTCGGGTGACGACACCCTGTACAACCTCTCGCGGATGAACTCCGAGCTGGAGAACTCCCGCGTGAGCATCATGGGTATCTCGAACGACCTGAAGTTCACCGACTTCCTCGACCCCCGTGTCAAGTCCAGTCTGGGGGAGGAGGAGATCGTCTTCCCGCCGTACGACGCGAACCAGCTCCGGGACATCCTCCAGCACCGCTCGGACGTGGCGTTCGAGCCGGGCGCGCTCACCGAAGACGTCATCCCGCTCTGTGCCGCCTTCGCCGCTCAGGAACACGGTGACGCCCGGCGCGCGCTCGACCTGCTCCGAACTGCGGGCGAACTCGCGGAGCGTTCGCAGTCCGAGGTCGTCGACGAGGAGCACGTCCGGCAGGCCCAGGACAAGATCGAGCTCGACCGCGTGGTCGAGGTCGTCCGTACCCTGCCGACCCAGAGCAAGCTCGTCCTGTTCGCCATCATCCTGCTGGAGAAGAACGGCGTCCACAACATCAACACCGGCGAGGTGTTCAACATCTACAAGCGCCTCTGCGAGGAGATCGACGCCGACGTGCTCACCCAGCGCCGCGTCACCGACCTCATCTCCGAGCTCGACATGCTCGGCATCGTCAACGCGGTCGTCGTCTCGAAGGGGCGCTACGGGCGCACGAAGGAGATCAGCCTCTCGGTTCCCATCGAGGAGACCGAGGCCGTCCTCCTCAGCGACTCCAGACTCGGCGACATCGAGGAGGTGCAGCCGTTCGTGCAGGCCCGGTTCAACAACTAG
- a CDS encoding DNA-directed DNA polymerase II small subunit, giving the protein MPQEATARIVGELARRGYNAEREAVTLIASAEDPDATLAAVVEATAADALKVTAEDVRSVQDETAPRGASALRNGGDGQPPSSSGDRSTTADPEPQDGAPDGADPHPSVSSGERDSQTRSTGSDSGGVSPDETGGSGASTVDAVGGSPADTGTSTAADADTGTDTNTDTGTVAGTGTGTGAVEDTGTGAAADAGTGAVEDTGTGAAADAGTGAEADAGTDAATVQGSRDQAADRSTDQRSVSVENDMTGRSTGTGEYSDFVSVFRDRYDKLASKLRGRVNHRPTDAIESMAGGSEVALVGMVNDIRSTASGHWLVELEDTKGTFPCLVMKDRNIAELVDELLYDEVIAIEGTLADDAGIVFVDSMYFPDVPRTHEPSYADRHVQAALISDVHVGSQEFMHEEWDAFADWLYTEGAEAIEYLLIAGDMVEGVGVYPNQDEELDVVDIYDQYETFNEKLKQIPGDIDVTMIPGNHDAVRLAEPQPGFDEELRNIMTAHDPRIVSNPSTVTIEGVSVLMYHGVSLDEVIAETPEHTASYDEPHKAMYQLLKKRHVAPQYGGHTRLAPEEKDYLVIEDVPDIFHTGHVHKLGFGKYHNVLAINSGCWQRQTDFQKSVNIQPDSGYAPVVDLDTLDVTVRKFS; this is encoded by the coding sequence GTGCCACAGGAGGCGACCGCACGCATCGTCGGCGAGCTCGCGAGGCGTGGCTACAACGCCGAACGGGAGGCCGTGACGCTCATCGCGAGTGCCGAGGACCCCGACGCGACGCTCGCGGCGGTCGTGGAGGCGACCGCGGCTGATGCGCTGAAGGTGACGGCCGAGGACGTGCGTTCGGTGCAGGACGAGACCGCCCCACGCGGCGCATCGGCGCTCCGGAACGGGGGCGACGGCCAGCCGCCGTCGTCGTCCGGGGACCGGTCGACCACGGCAGACCCCGAACCACAGGATGGAGCCCCGGACGGGGCCGATCCACACCCCTCTGTTTCCAGTGGAGAACGGGATTCCCAGACGCGTTCGACTGGGTCGGATTCCGGCGGTGTTTCTCCAGACGAAACAGGGGGGTCTGGAGCGTCGACGGTCGACGCAGTCGGCGGGTCTCCAGCTGACACCGGGACCTCCACCGCCGCCGACGCCGACACCGGAACGGACACGAACACCGACACTGGGACCGTCGCTGGAACGGGCACCGGAACCGGTGCTGTGGAGGACACTGGAACCGGTGCTGCGGCGGACGCCGGAACCGGTGCCGTGGAGGACACTGGAACCGGTGCTGCGGCGGATGCCGGAACCGGTGCCGAGGCTGACGCCGGAACCGACGCCGCGACGGTGCAGGGCTCACGGGACCAAGCCGCGGACCGGTCGACGGACCAGCGCTCGGTGAGCGTCGAGAACGACATGACCGGCCGGAGCACCGGCACCGGCGAGTACAGCGACTTCGTCTCGGTGTTCCGCGACCGCTACGACAAGCTCGCCTCGAAGCTCCGCGGGCGGGTGAACCACCGGCCGACCGACGCCATCGAGTCGATGGCCGGCGGGAGCGAGGTCGCACTGGTCGGGATGGTCAACGACATCCGCTCGACCGCGTCGGGCCACTGGCTTGTCGAACTGGAGGACACCAAGGGGACGTTCCCCTGTCTGGTGATGAAGGACCGGAACATCGCGGAGCTGGTCGACGAGCTCCTGTACGACGAGGTCATCGCCATCGAGGGAACCCTCGCAGACGACGCGGGCATCGTCTTCGTCGACTCGATGTACTTCCCGGACGTCCCCCGGACACACGAGCCGAGCTACGCCGACCGGCACGTCCAGGCCGCGCTCATCTCCGACGTCCACGTCGGCAGCCAGGAGTTCATGCACGAGGAGTGGGACGCGTTCGCGGACTGGCTCTACACCGAGGGGGCGGAAGCCATCGAGTACCTGCTCATCGCGGGCGACATGGTCGAGGGCGTCGGCGTCTACCCGAACCAGGACGAGGAGCTCGACGTGGTCGACATCTACGACCAGTACGAGACGTTCAACGAGAAGCTCAAGCAGATCCCGGGCGACATCGACGTGACCATGATCCCGGGCAACCACGACGCCGTCCGGCTCGCCGAGCCCCAGCCGGGGTTCGACGAGGAGCTCCGGAACATCATGACGGCACACGACCCCCGAATCGTGAGCAACCCCTCGACGGTGACCATCGAGGGCGTCTCGGTGCTGATGTACCACGGCGTCTCGCTCGACGAGGTCATCGCGGAGACGCCCGAGCATACCGCGAGCTACGACGAGCCGCACAAGGCGATGTACCAGCTGCTGAAGAAGCGCCACGTCGCCCCGCAGTACGGCGGTCACACCCGCCTCGCGCCCGAGGAGAAGGACTACCTCGTCATCGAGGACGTGCCGGACATCTTCCACACGGGCCACGTCCACAAGCTCGGTTTTGGGAAGTACCACAACGTACTCGCCATCAACTCGGGCTGCTGGCAGCGCCAGACCGACTTCCAGAAGTCCGTGAACATCCAGCCCGACTCGGGCTACGCGCCCGTGGTCGACCTCGACACGCTTGACGTGACGGTCAGGAAGTTCTCGTAG
- a CDS encoding OapC/ArvC family zinc-ribbon domain-containing protein produces the protein MPHQCTDCGRTFEDGSKEMLSGCPDCGGNKFQFIPADAVDESVEANSPGDPPSRSSSAGAVSKAATTVRDWVGGGSDDAERRPGRDRSSGDRPSDEWPKSATEDYDTPAEKAAARSSDEGGASAGASATADTAADASATADTTTDASATDTSTADAQSEAASTTHTDPNSDDGTIQARAAGDEDNAQASARSDVVSPDELPEGTATPPADAPEMADAAANESGRAPEPGTAAGGRESPAESSGAPDVPGPSPDTAADRHEVADPADTQIEDRPDLDELREELNQQFESIKILNPGQYELNLMELYDREEYIISLREDGRYVIDVPDSWRGDD, from the coding sequence ATGCCGCACCAGTGTACCGACTGCGGGCGCACGTTCGAGGACGGCTCGAAGGAGATGCTGTCGGGCTGTCCGGACTGTGGCGGCAACAAGTTCCAGTTCATCCCGGCCGACGCCGTCGACGAGTCGGTCGAGGCGAACTCACCGGGGGACCCCCCGAGCCGGAGCTCCTCCGCTGGCGCGGTGAGCAAGGCGGCCACCACGGTCCGCGACTGGGTCGGCGGCGGCAGCGACGACGCCGAGCGGCGACCGGGCCGCGACCGGTCGTCCGGTGACCGCCCGTCCGACGAGTGGCCGAAGTCCGCGACCGAGGACTACGACACGCCCGCGGAGAAGGCGGCCGCCCGGTCCAGCGACGAGGGTGGGGCGAGCGCCGGGGCGTCCGCGACGGCTGACACGGCCGCCGACGCGTCCGCGACGGCTGACACGACCACCGACGCCTCGGCGACCGATACCTCTACGGCCGATGCCCAGTCGGAGGCGGCGTCCACGACGCACACCGACCCGAACAGCGACGACGGCACCATCCAGGCCCGGGCAGCCGGTGACGAGGACAACGCACAGGCGAGCGCCCGGTCGGATGTCGTCTCGCCGGACGAACTGCCGGAGGGGACCGCGACACCGCCGGCGGATGCACCGGAGATGGCCGACGCCGCTGCGAACGAGTCCGGACGCGCACCCGAACCGGGGACGGCAGCGGGTGGTCGGGAGAGTCCGGCGGAGAGCTCCGGGGCCCCCGACGTCCCCGGTCCGTCTCCCGACACCGCCGCCGACCGCCACGAGGTCGCGGATCCGGCGGACACCCAGATCGAGGACCGGCCGGATCTCGACGAGCTTCGCGAGGAGCTCAACCAGCAGTTCGAGAGCATCAAGATCCTCAATCCGGGTCAGTACGAGCTGAACCTGATGGAGCTGTACGACCGCGAGGAGTACATCATCTCGCTGCGCGAGGACGGCCGTTACGTCATCGACGTGCCGGACTCCTGGCGCGGCGACGACTGA